In Oryza brachyantha chromosome 2, ObraRS2, whole genome shotgun sequence, a single window of DNA contains:
- the LOC102721809 gene encoding probable serine/threonine-protein kinase At1g09600: MGCAQGKPTTGSPAGSDGRGIDHLMRQNRYVPASSSRLSDPLPAARLLPEQQDAARARRCAVEEEATEERDSGGNARREEELVDGWPTWLLENVPREALQGIVPKSADAYDKIAKVGQGTYSNVYKARERGTGRVVALKKVRFDTSESESVRFMAREMMILRRLDHPNVIRLDGIATSRMHRSIYLVFDFMYSDLARLVCRPDGRLTEPQIKCYMQQLLAGLQHCHERGILHRDIKGSNLLIDRHGVLKIGDFGLANYYGPARRRPLTSRVVTLWYRAPELLLGATDYGAGVDLWSAGCLLAEMFSAKPLMPGRTEIEQLSRIFTLCGSPPDDYWRKMKLPSSFRPPRTYKPPMMDKIGFLPPAALALLATLLALDPAARGTAGQALQSSFFSTPPLPCDLSSLPVVYKEEEEEEVPDPAASRDGRKPKLRERSQKRRDSKKKAEEQSSYKGQNHNSNSPNREEKAMEDTTKSGQKSTRFSQVQEMLPPEGSPASQAQQVPRASTYHAVMSEDHRSNPMAALVPRDHDEQKTSRRHGGPEIRSASISEHEALWSAGGPSNAKQIVVDRV; this comes from the exons atggGATGCGCGCAGGGCAAGCCCACCACGGGCTCCCCGgcgggcagcgacggccgTGGCATCGACCACCTCATGCGCCAGAACCGCTACGtcccggcctcctcctcccgcctctCCGACCCACTCCCCGCCGCGAGGCTGCTGCCGGAGCAGCAggacgccgcccgcgcccgtcgTTGcgccgtggaggaggaggcgaccgAGGAGCGGGACAGTGGCGGCAACG cgcggcgggaggaggagctggtgGACGGCTGGCCGACGTGGCTGCTGGAAAACGTGCCCCGCGAGGCGCTGCAGGGCATCGTGCCCAAGAGCGCCGACGCGTACGACAAGATCGCCAAG GTGGGGCAGGGGACGTACAGCAACGTGTACAAGGCGCGGGAGCGGGGGACGGGGAGGGTGGTGGCGCTGAAGAAGGTGCGGTTCGACACGTCGGAGTCGGAGAGCGTGCGGTTCATGGCGAGGGAGATGATGATCCTCCGGCGGCTGGACCACCCGAACGTCATCCGCCTCGACGGCATCGCCACCTCCCGGATGCACCGCAGCATCTACCTCGTCTTCGACTTCATGTACTCCGACCTCGCCCGCCTCGTCTGCCGTCCCGACGGCCGCCTCACCGAGCCCCAG ATAAAATGTTACATGCAGCAGCTCCTGGCGGGGCTGCAGCACTGCCACGAGCGCGGCATCCTGCACCGCGACATCAAGGGCTCCAACCTCCTCATCGACCGCCATGGCGTCCTCAAGATCGGCGACTTCGGCCTCGCCAACTACTACggccccgcccgccgccgcccgctcacCAGCCGCGTCGTCACGCTCTGGTACCGCGCcccggagctcctcctcggcgccacCGActacggcgccggcgtcgacctCTGGAGCGCCGGCTGCCTCCTCGCCGAGATGTTCTCCGCCAAGCCGCTCATGCCCGGCAGAACCGAG ATCGAGCAGCTGTCCAGGATATTCACCCTCTgcggctcgccgccggacgACTACTGGAGGAAGATGAAGCTGCCGTCGAGCTTCCGGCCGCCGAGGACGTACAAGCCGCCGATGATGGACAAGATCGGCTtcctgccgccggcggcccTGGCCCTGCTCGCCACGCTCCTCGCGCTCGaccccgccgcccgcggcaCCGCCGGCCAAGCCCTGCAGAGCAGC TTCTTCAGCACGCCGCCATTGCCGTGCGATCTCTCGTCGCTTCCGGTTGTGtacaaggaggaggaggaggaggaggtcccTGATCCTGCTGCTTCCCGTGATGGAAGGAA GCCCAAACTGAGAGAACGGTCTCAGAAGAGAAGGGACAGCAAGAAGAAAGCTGAGGAACAAAGTTCATATAAGGGACAAAATCACAACAGTAATTCCCCTAACAGAGAG GAGAAGGCTATGGAGGATACAACAAAATCAGGCCAAAAATCAACACGATTTTCACAAGTTCAGGAGATGTTACCACCAGAGGGGTCACCTGCATCTCAGGCTCAGCAGGTGCCAAGGGCAAGCACCTACCACGCAGTCATGTCTGAAGACCACCGCAGCAATCCCATGGCTGCTTTGGTACCGCGTGATCACGACGAGCAAAAGACTAGCAGGAGGCATGGCGGCCCGGAGATCAGGTCGGCGTCCATCTCGGAACACGAAGCGCTGTGGAGCGCAGGAGGCCCCTCGAACGCGAAGCAGATTGTTGTGGATCGCGTGTAG
- the LOC107303511 gene encoding uncharacterized protein LOC107303511, whose amino-acid sequence MAKVAKARADATTTIDPIDLAVGGPDHDMDVSHAMLFHEAAAVLNLHTQAVSMQNTRNVVPVVLDTSSGNYPTTSALPDWTWINVVVKSWFYSTISADLANVVIDHRTTTHEAWIAIEGHFLGNQETHALHLDAKFRAFVQGDLSITNYFKCFKKMADDLAEHVTDRTLVLNVISGINECYKDIDVHFRRGHPFPSFIAVRNELLLEEINMMSHPTTPSTALVATGSSSTRQSTPTNSGAPQSDDSKQKKKQKD is encoded by the exons ATGGCAAAGGTGGCCAAAGCCCGGGCCGATGCCACCACTACAATTGATCCCATCGACCTGGCCGTTGGGGGCCCTGACCACGACATGGACGTTTCTCACGCCATGCTCTTCCatgaggccgccgccgtcctcaaCCTCCACACCCAGGCCGTCTCCATGCAGAACACCCGCAACGTGGTGCCGGTCGTCCTCGACACTTCCTCCGGCAACTA CCCCACCACCTCGGCACTCCCTGATTGGACTTGGATAAATGTCGTCGTCAAGTCATGGTTCTATAGCACGATCTCCGCTGACCTTGCTAACGTCGTGATCGATCATCGCACCACCACCCATGAAGCCTGGATCGCCATCGAGGGCCACTTCCTCGGCAACCAGGAGACCCACGCCCTCCACCTCGATGCCAAGTTTCGCGCCTTTGTCCAAGGTGATCTCTCCATCACCAACTACTTCAAATGCTTCAAGAAGATGGCCGATGACCTCGCTGAACACGTGACCGACCGCACCTTGGTCCTCAACGTGATTAGCGGGATCAACGAGTGCTACAAGGACATCGACGTCCACTTCCGTCGCGGCCACCCGTTTCCTTCCTTCATCGCCGTCCGCAATGAGCTACTCCTCGAGGAGATCAACATGATGTCGCAccctactactccctccaccgccctcgtcgccactggtTCTTCCTCAACTCGCCAGTCCACGCCAACCAACAGTGGCGCTCCTCAGTCCGACGACTCCAAGCAAAAGAAGAAGCAAAAGGATTGA
- the LOC102722091 gene encoding putative pentatricopeptide repeat-containing protein At5g43820, whose amino-acid sequence MARRLLLHLRRRYSASVSSSAEDMVVSSLRVLSSAMPTKPAALPPPTDPDPDATATTPTLAATTLLSPAERLRGVFLLKPHGHAALHGALSSTGVDAAVALSPEVLSDVVNHGNFSGAATVDFFGWAITNSKLSPPIDTCNIVIRALGRRKFFAFFEPILEIMRKNNIFPDISTLEIIIDSLIAARHVNTAVQLINTDHFGLGVWRTCHRKEVFTVLINCLCRRSHIGLASSLLQATRGETIDLDTHLYNEVIGCWARFGRVDKVEHFWAMMLDDGVVPSEVSYCHLIEALGRANRAEEALQVFEKMVNEGYGPTTMAYNALIFNFISVGDLDRSIKYYKVMLDNNCPPNIDTYCKMIRAFLRECKVADALQMFDDMLARGILPSTGMITLFIEPLCTFGPPHAALLFYKSSRKAGCTISIKAYKLLLERLARFGKSGTVLQIWEEMQECGYPSDKEIYEFIVNGLCNVGKVDAAVSVVEESLRKGFCLGRVVYGKLNNKLLDMNKVETAYNLFKKVKYVRALSNSRSYCRANGWHF is encoded by the coding sequence ATGGcccgccgtctcctcctccacctccgccgccgctactCCGCTtccgtctcctcctccgccgagGACATGGTCGTCTCCTCCCTCCGCGTCCTCTCCTCCGCTATGCCTACCAAACCAGCCGCTCTCCCTCCCCCCACTGATCCCGACCCTGATGCGACGGCGACCACTCCTACTCTTGCTGCTACCACCCTCCTATCCCCCGCCGAACGCCTCCGCGGGGTCTTCCTCCTCAAGCCCCACGGCCACGCCGCCCTCCACGGGGCCCTCTCCTCCACGGGTGTcgatgccgccgtcgccctctcACCGGAGGTGCTCTCTGACGTTGTCAACCATGGCAACTTCAGTGGCGCCGCTACTGTTGACTTCTTCGGCTGGGCCATCACTAACAGCAAGCTCTCCCCTCCCATCGATACCTGCAACATTGTCATCAGGGCTTTGGGTAGGAGAAAATTCTTTGCCTTCTTCGAACCCATCCTAGAGATCATGCGAAAAAACAACATCTTTCCAGACATAAGTACACTGGAGATCATCATTGATAGTCTAATTGCCGCCAGACATGTCAACACAGCTGTTCAACTGATCAACACGGACCATTTTGGACTTGGAGTTTGGCGAACTTGCCACAGAAAGGAGGTCTTTACTGTCCTCATCAACTGCCTTTGTCGGAGGTCACATATCGGTCTCGCCAGCTCGCTCTTGCAGGCTACTCGTGGAGAGACGATTGATCTTGATACCCATCTTTATAATGAGGTTATTGGTTGTTGGGCGAGGTTTGGGAGGGTTGATAAAGTAGAGCATTTCTGGGCAATGATGCTGGACGATGGGGTTGTGCCCAGTGAGGTTTCATATTGCCATCTGATCGAGGCGTTGGGGAGAGCGAACCGCGCTGAGGAGGCGCTCCAGGTGTTTGAGAAGATGGTAAATGAGGGATATGGTCCCACTACGATGGCTTATAATgcacttatttttaattttatatcggTGGGAGATTTGGACAGATCCATCAAGTATTACAAGGTTATGTTGGATAACAATTGTCCCCCAAATATTGACACATACTGCAAGATGATAAGAGCCTTTTTGAGAGAGTGCAAAGTGGCTGATGCACTTCAAATGTTTGATGACATGCTGGCTCGAGGAATTCTGCCAAGTACAGGGATGATTACTTTGTTCATCGAACCACTCTGCACATTTGGGCCCCCTCATGCTGCTTTACTGTTTTATAAGAGTAGTAGGAAGGCTGGTTGTACAATATCCATAAAAGCTTATAAACTTTTGCTTGAAAGACTCGCCAGGTTTGGGAAGAGTGGAACGGTTTTACAGATTTGGGAGGAGATGCAAGAATGCGGGTATCCATCTGATAAGGAGATTTATGAGTTTATTGTAAATGGGCTTTGCAATGTGGGTAAGGTTGATGCTGCTGTGTCTGTGGTGGAGGAATCACTTCGGAAAGGCTTCTGTCTTGGTAGAGTTGTTTATGGCAAACTGAACAACAAATTATTGGATATGAACAAAGTTGAGACTGCGTATAATTTGTTCAAAAAGGTCAAATATGTCCGGGCTCTGTCTAATTCACGCAGCTATTGCCGTGCTAATGGTTGGCACTTCTGA